The DNA segment TAATGATGAGAAGAGTGGACAGCCAGCTCTGGTCAgtatttcctttttctttttaattacaTTGGGGTGGGGGATTTTTTGCTTTAACCTGGGTTTGAACTCGGCCTGGGAGAGGTTAATGCAACTACACAACTGGGGGTTGGTGGCCGGtcagtatttttttttgtttcttatttttttaaaagtttgcTTGTTTTTTGTGTTTGGGgggggtgggggtgggggtgggggGATAAGTCTGGCAAAACTCTAGAAATTTTAGGTTAATTATctgtttttgaattttcatttgtATCTTGATTTTAGTACAACTGTGTGCTATTACAAAATATCAGATACATGATCCAAAGCTAGATAACCAACATGTTTCTTGATAGTAGATTGTTAACttttataaatatcatgcttTCCAAACTCCATCTAGTTTCATTGCTATGGTACGAAATTAGAAATGTGCTGATTTGGTTGATTGTTTGCTGGATATTTAATGTCTATTTTGGTCTTATGTATTTTTCTCATTCCCAGTCATCAGCACTACTCTTGAACTTGTGTTTTTGGTACAAATCAATCTTGTGAATTTGGCAATGCACTTTTGGTCCATAGAGGAAATTGTACAATATCTTGCAGATTGGCAATGATGACTTTATGTGATTTTAATTCTGGTTACCTTGTAAACCTACTATTGCCAAATGTTGCTTCGTGTATATATATTCGTTTTTAAGTTTAGTGCCTATGTATCCTATCTTGGTTCAGTGCCAATGTTTCCCATCTCGCCCAAAATATAGCACTGAATTTGCACTGATCGGGCCACGGTAATAGTTGCTTTAATTTGACGGGGCTggatattcaaaattttcatattatgtATTGTAGTGTCAGTTTTCGTTTTTAGGAGCCAAGACCTTTATCAATGAATGATTTGGAAAGGGTCCTCACCACGACCACGAAAACAAAAGTTGCAGCAGGTGAATACATCCGATTAAGCTCGCTGTCGTCAGGATGGTCACCCCAAAGAGAATCAGATGATTATCAAACTGTCATTAATGAGCTTTCTAAGCTGGTGGTTTCCCAAATTTTGAACATTCGGTCGGATGCTCACGATCATTAACCACCACATACTTATAGATTTACACCATGCTAATTACTTGTTGTATGCCTATAAAGTTTGCTTTTTTGATACCTTCTTTTGAAATGCTCTCACATGTGAATGTTGACTGTTTTATGAGATTTTTTACATGCTATCAGCTTATGTTAGAATCTTAATGCAATAAATTCATCTATGCGTAACTATATTCTTCTAAGGGAAACGATGCAAATGGATGGAGAGAGtgaactaaaattttaattatggttAACTGCAATTTTGGCTTTGTATGTTTGTGTCTTTATGATTTTAGCTTTCTTAtcgaattttagttttaatttgatatttttgttttgttaagtaatttatttttcacacgATGTCAACTCATTTCAGTTCATTTCGACGGAAGTTCAAGGATAATTGTAGGTATGTGGCGCTCTCAAGGATTTGATCGTTTACTGcttgttttgattatttatttgatggaCGAATGTGTCTCTTTTTTTGGACTTATTTCTTAGTCATTATCccttaaaaaatattagaactaaaattgtcaaaatatgaaatatatattattaaaactgAAATGCGTCCATTTGTAGTATCAAAATTACAAAGAGTTGAAAACTTTgcgtaaaattaaaaaaataataataattaggcTCATAACTAgatttaagaattttttatacatatcaAGTTCAAGCTACTcaagaagttaaaaaaaattaggctCATGACTAgatttaagaattttttattGATAACAAGTTCAAGCTACTCGATAAGTTAGTTATCAAGTACGTATTTCAAGACAATTTTATTGACCAAgacaaatatatatgtaaactTTAATCTCATTAATATTTAAACTGTTATATTGTTCAATCAATTTATCACATGGTAGACATTCAATTTACAaataatgatgataataataaaaaaaaatcagaaactaTAACTCAAGGGATTTAAACTCGAAGCCTGGGAATAATTGAGCTCAGTCAATATTTGTTCGATTTAATCAACAACTGGATAAACTTGAGTATTTTCGTATCTTTCAATTTTCAGAATCATAATGTTATATtggtaaaattaattttgtttttcatctgtaatgacccgaattcgtattttgaatgaagtattaattaagagataattaaagagttgttaattaagtattattaacgaattgataatttgggattaatctgttggatgcaccgaattttaaatggataacccgatctacttccgattacgttatctcgagaaatccaaccagacgaatgagattctgacacgtggcagataagattgattcggaattccgaaatagtccggatgcagcctataaatggaagccgaattcttttgtttcctacacgagagagagttctagtattttaccttaggttttctagccagtttctagggcactttggtgtcgggaagtttcggagctagtgtcgactcgagggggGGTCGGTGagctgagatcgagacatcatcagcgggctgacgacggacgcaggtataatcctaaagcctttaggaagaactttatagcatgtttggtaattcagaatctggtttgatagtgatttcatattgttggtattgtctaggttaagagctttctgtcagattgttttagtaaggtacgtgatgtactgactgagatatccaagcgtagtatacacacttatatgctgcatatttatgtgttgcattatacatgttttactgctttggcatattatgcatgacatatcatgttgagcctgatatcttttgagatatacctcgtttgttggggccgctcagccctattctgtattgtggacgatggggcatcgagagctacagtgtccgacgggacccgcgggctctgatgacctggacattgtaggtccacgtcttgatgatgagtgtgggagccaaaacatgcctagggcagatcagagactacacactcaggcgcctctagactgagcatgagattcttgacttgatccttgatatccgagcatattgcatttcgcatgcatcatatcagtttgtatactcgtacattctcgtattgggcgattgtcgctcacgtccttgttttcatcttgggcaccccattccacggggcaggtcttaggttggacggttcggacgaccagggcagtggctagagcagttgagttttcggtggtgatccagtggaggttttatgtggttcatcgttttattgtttagaattatgtttcgatatggttgtattaatgtttaagactgctgttgtttgCTCTGTTTTAattttgggttgtaagatgattaagtatttggtttccgctgtttaattgttgttattaagttttaatgttgcatgcttattagtctgtttagtagtggctcgggtaagggcgctacatttggtggtatcagagcatgcgaagatttttgggacattagtaattctgttttgaggatttagaggttgattttggtttcctttcagatgtcaggagacggaagcagtcacggaagtgtgggacatggtcgttatggcgacgatgaggctggccgagaacatcgtcgtagagatcgtgacggaaggcgtcaccgagatcatgatgaaaggagacgtaggaaccgtgtcaacattatggatttcatgaagATTGGACCTCCACCGTTGACTGGAGATGAGAATGCTGATGTTGCTGAAGCTTGGGTCGATATCATGGAGCAGTGTTTTCGAGTGCTGCACTATGACGAAGACGAGAAGATGGAGGTAGCTGATTTCATGATCCAAGGAAAAGCTCGGAAATGGTGGAAACCTGTTTCTGCCATTCTAGTTCAACAGCATGGGCGGATTCGTTGGGAACATTTCCGTCAGGCcttcatcaatcatcactttCCGCCAGCTCTTCGTCAGGCGAAGGAGATGGAACTGTTGACCATTAAGCAAGGAAATTCGAGCATTGAAGATTACCAAAAGCGTTTTACGGATCTGTTGCCGTACGCTCCTCACATCAGTGAGAATtctgcagcaaaatattctcactttttgaatggtttgaaccaggaGCTTTTTGATCGGGTTTCAGTCTGTGACGATCCTACTTCGTACGAAGGATTAGTGAATCGTTGTCGTCAAGCAGAGATCAGTATTGCTAGGAGGAAGGCTATGCAAGCTAGCAAAAGTTCTAGTTCGTTGGGACCGAGTGGTCAATCTTTCAAGAAGTCTGCATCTTCTTCTTCCGGTTCTGGAGGGCTGTACAGCTTTCGTAGGAAAAAGCTGCAATGTGGCCACTGTGGAGGAAATCACCAGACGGAAAATTGTCGAAAAGTAACAGGTGCTTGTTTCAACTGTGGTGGTTTTGGTCACATGAAGAGGGATTGCCCTAATTTGGAGAATCAGAGTGTAGGCGGAGGTTCTATGGCAGGGTCTTACAGTGGAAAACAGTCTGAGGCCACTGTGCAACAGAAAGGTTTTCCTGCTCAAGGTTCTCGTCGTGGTGGAATATCACAAGGATCTCAGCAACGTCCACGAGTTCAAGGGCAAGTGTTTGCCCTAAATcaagaacaagctgaggagcaaaacgagagagtcattgcaggtaattttcTTTTATGTGGTATccctgcatatgtattaattgacacTGGGGCATCGCATTCATTCATAGCATCAATGTTTGTTAAGATGCATAAACTACCCTACGTGTCATTAGATTTTTTGATGTCGGTGTCTACACCGATGGGACAAGAGGTTTTAGCTAAGCGACTTGTAGTAGACTGTTTGTTAGAGTTTGAGGGAAAATACTTGTCTgccaatttgatgatattggctATGGAAGATTTCGATTGTATTATAGGAATCGATCTATTGACTAAGTATAGAGCGACGGTAGATTGTTATCAAAGTCTCGTTCAGTTTCGTCCAGAAGGAGACGAGAATTGGTTTTTCTTCAGTGAGGGAGCTCGACCTCCAATGCCAGTAGTGTCTGCTGTAAAGGCACAACGTGCTTTAGTGAAAGGAAGAGAAGGATACCTCATTTATGCTGTTGACGTATCGAAGGATGTGATCGACGTGAAGAACATTTCAGTTGTCGATGAATTTCCCGATGTTTTCCcggatgagattcctggatttcctCCGGAGAGGGAAGTGGAAGCGGAAATAGAGTTGGTACGAGGAACCACACCTATCTCCAGAGCGCCTTATAGATTGGCACCAacggagatgaaagagttgaagcaacagttacaagatcttcttgacaaatggtacattagacccagtgtgtctccttggggagcACCAGTGTTGTTCGTTAAAAAGAAGGATTGGTCTATGCGGCTTTGCATAGTTTATCGACAGTTGAACCGAGTAacagtcaagaataaatatccgttaccacggattgatgacttgtttgatcaactgcaaggaacttcagtgtactcgaagatcgatttacggtctgggtatcatcaacttctggttcatcaacgtgatatccctaagactgcATTTTGaacaaggtatgggcattacgagtttctagtgatgccgtttggtttgacgaatgctccagcagtatttatggatttgatgaaccgagtattccaagagtatcttgacaagtttgtcattgtctttattgatgacatactgGTATATTCTCGTAGTCTTGAAGAGCATGCACAACATTTAAGGATTGTGTTGCTAACCTTAAGGAATCACcaactgtatgctaagttgaacaagtgcgagttttggatCGACAGAGTTGTCTTCTTAGGACATGTTATATCCAAAGATGGGATATCAGTGAATCCTAGCAAGATCGAAGCAGTGTTGAGTTGGGCACGACCGGAATCNTGGTCTATGCGGCTTTGCATAGTTTATCGACAGTTGAACCGAGTAacagtcaagaataaatatccgttaccacggattgatgacttgtttgatcaactgcaaggaacttcagtgtactcgaagatcgatttacggtctgggtatcatcaacttctggttcatcaacgtgatatccctaagactgcATTTTGaacaaggtatgggcattacgagtttctagtgatgccgtttggtttgacgaatgctccagcagtatttatggatttgatgaaccgagtattccaagagtatcttgacaagtttgtcattgtctttattgatgacatactgGTATATTCTCGTAGTCTTGAAGAGCATGCACAACATTTAAGGATTGTGTTGCTAACCTTAAGGAATCACcaactgtatgctaagttgaacaagtgcgagttttggatcgacagagttgtcttcttaggacatgttatatccaaagatgggatatcagtgaatcctagcaagatcgaagcagtgttgagttgggcacgaccggaatcagctcaagagataagaagttttctaggtttggcaggatattaccggagatttatctcaggattttctcagattgccaaaccattgacacagctgacgtgtaagaatgtgcagttcgaatggacacatgattgtgaaaatagttCCAATGAATTGCGTCAACGTTTGACAACTGCACCAATTTTAGCTCTTCCATCTGGATCAGGAGGGtacattgtgtacactgatgcatcacttcaaggacatgggtgtgttttaacccagaatggtcatgtgattgcatatgcatccagacagttgaagaagcatgaagagaattatccagttcatgatctggaattagcagcgattgtgtttgctttgaagatctggcgacattatctctacggagagagatttgagatttttacagatcacaagagtttgaagtatatcttcactcaagcagagttgaatatgcgccaaagaagatggatggatttgttaaaggattatgattgcgaaatcaagtatcatccAGGATCAGCGAATCTTACAGCTGATGCTCTTAGTCGCAAGGTGAGATTATCTGCACTTCAGACAAGTTTCATATCAAGTGTAATCCAAGATTGTTGTTCTCTGGGATTTCACT comes from the Primulina huaijiensis isolate GDHJ02 chromosome 8, ASM1229523v2, whole genome shotgun sequence genome and includes:
- the LOC140983141 gene encoding uncharacterized protein yields the protein MSGDGSSHGSVGHGRYGDDEAGREHRRRDRDGRRHRDHDERRRRNRVNIMDFMKIGPPPLTGDENADVAEAWVDIMEQCFRVLHYDEDEKMEVADFMIQGKARKWWKPVSAILVQQHGRIRWEHFRQAFINHHFPPALRQAKEMELLTIKQGNSSIEDYQKRFTDLLPYAPHISENSAAKYSHFLNGLNQELFDRVSVCDDPTSYEGLVNRCRQAEISIARRKAMQASKSSSSLGPSGQSFKKSASSSSGSGGLYSFRRKKLQCGHCGGNHQTENCRKVTGACFNCGGFGHMKRDCPNLENQSVGGGSMAGSYSGKQSEATVQQKGFPAQGSRRGGISQGSQQRPRVQGQVFALNQEQAEEQNERVIAGLRLDGADDQGSG